Proteins from a single region of Chaetodon trifascialis isolate fChaTrf1 chromosome 10, fChaTrf1.hap1, whole genome shotgun sequence:
- the LOC139337328 gene encoding endonuclease domain-containing 1 protein-like has protein sequence MTVYRTDQMLIYLLIIVMAGAEVQEKLSPECKQFLYMGTLPRGLEDQPFKKICQFYEGSPRFVTLYDTFSHIPVYSAYTFKRSDGSKKVDVPWMYEPQLSTVSESREMEPFPSENVHNSFEDAQAVLDDYSDSVIFERGQLNPDEHQAHPDDKASTYTLTNVVPQVREFNIGAWKNHEHTIRKRLNNYCRGTAYVVTGVTTSGHTIRRHNINRLGIPTYLWSAYCCVNFDHNAPYSERSKFPAFAAHGLNDRDDNKVQEMTVQQLEDFLKRVTYVGSSFQIFYDNCVSPKSANSALHLP, from the exons ATGACTGTCTACAGAACAGATCAAATGCTCATCTATCTTCTGATCATTGTGATGGCTGGAGCAGAGGTGCAGGAAAAACTCTCACCTGAGTGTAAACAGTTCCTGTACATGGGCACGCTGCCTCGAGGGCTCGAGGACCAGCCGTTCAAAAAGATCTGCCAGTTCTACGAGGGCAGCCCACGGTTTGTCACGCTGTATGATACCTTCAGCCACATCCCTGTTTATTCTGCGTACACCTTCAAGCGCTCGGACGGCTCCAAGAAGGTTGATGTGCCCTGGATGTATGAGCCGCAG CTCTCCACAGTGTCTGAATCCAGAGAGATGGAGCCGTTCCCCTCAGAAAACGTTCATAACAGTTTTGAGGATGCTCAGGCCGTGCTTGACGACTACTCTGACAGTGTCATCTTTGAACGTGGTCAGCTGAATCCAGATGAGCACCAGGCCCACCCTGATGACAAAGCCTCCACCTACACTCTGACAAACGTGGTCCCTCAGGTCCGAGAGTTCAACATCGGTGCCTGGAAAAACCACGAGCACACCATCCGCAAGCGGCTCAACAACTACTGTCGGGGCACCGCCTATGTGGTCACCGGGGTCACCACCTCGGGGCACACAATCCGCCGCCACAACATCAACCGCCTGGGCATCCCCACCTACCTCTGGTCAGCCTACTGTTGCGTTAATTTTGACCATAATGCACCATACTCGGAGCGCTCAAAGTTTCCTGCGTTTGCAGCTCATGGGCTCAACGACAGGGACGATAATAAGGTCCAAGAGATGAcggtgcagcagctggaggacttCCTGAAGAGGGTAACTTATGTTGGCAGCTCTTTCCAGATCTTCTATGACAACTGTGTGTCTCCTAAAAGTGCTAATAGTGCCCTGCACCTGCCTTGA